One region of Syntrophobacter fumaroxidans MPOB genomic DNA includes:
- a CDS encoding recombinase family protein — translation MLDNSNVAPGKKKTLRCAIYTRKSHEEGLEQEFNSLDAQRESAEHYIEAQRMRGWTALPDRYDDGGFSGGNMERPGLRRLLADIDAGKIDVIVVYKVDRLSRSLLDFMKMIDLFNEKGVSFVSVTQHFSTTDPTGRMFLGILITFAQYEREVIAERIRDKVAAAKRRGKYCGGVPILGYDVDRDNKKLLVNPDEARTVQYIFRRFIQIGSAKKLGQELNEQGYRTKAWTTKKGKVRDGSEWNTAHIYRLLNNRIYIGEIAHKDRSYPGEHEGIIDRATWDKVQAILEDNKPVKVSMARTKMVAPLKGVIRCGHCGCAMGPTYARKNGRHYTYYICQKDSKRTVSRCPLKRIPAGDIEQAVIEQLSAVFRTPTLVAKTYFAARDIEQAERERLFKQNAQLEIELSQAREQALELMKPGNDQPGKAEMLTTVNRQAVELSKQLTHVSERCRAYQGNSITEQDVSEAFQNVEGFWEDLFPVERNRLIRLLVDKVEIRETGIDMELRTNGLTTLIAELAGLACEVTERRTSR, via the coding sequence ATGCTTGATAACAGCAATGTCGCGCCGGGAAAGAAAAAGACCCTGCGCTGTGCCATCTACACCCGCAAGAGCCACGAGGAAGGGCTCGAACAGGAATTCAACTCGTTGGATGCGCAACGGGAATCGGCGGAACACTATATCGAAGCCCAGAGAATGCGTGGCTGGACGGCTCTGCCGGATCGCTACGACGATGGTGGTTTCTCGGGTGGGAACATGGAGCGCCCGGGGCTGCGCCGACTGCTGGCGGACATCGACGCCGGGAAGATTGATGTGATCGTGGTCTACAAGGTCGACCGACTGTCCCGCTCGCTGCTGGACTTCATGAAGATGATCGACCTCTTCAACGAAAAGGGCGTCAGCTTCGTTTCGGTCACCCAGCACTTCAGCACCACCGACCCCACCGGCCGAATGTTTCTCGGCATCCTGATCACCTTCGCCCAGTACGAGCGGGAGGTCATTGCCGAACGCATCCGGGACAAGGTGGCGGCAGCCAAGCGCCGGGGGAAATACTGCGGCGGCGTACCCATCCTCGGATACGACGTCGACAGGGACAACAAGAAGCTGCTGGTCAACCCAGATGAAGCCAGGACGGTGCAGTACATCTTCCGCCGGTTCATCCAGATCGGCTCGGCCAAGAAGCTGGGCCAGGAATTGAACGAACAGGGATACCGCACCAAGGCCTGGACCACCAAGAAAGGAAAGGTGCGCGATGGCTCCGAATGGAACACCGCCCACATCTACCGGCTGCTCAACAACCGAATCTATATCGGCGAGATCGCCCACAAGGATCGCAGTTACCCCGGCGAGCACGAAGGGATCATCGACCGGGCGACCTGGGACAAGGTGCAAGCCATCCTGGAGGACAACAAACCGGTCAAGGTATCCATGGCCAGAACCAAAATGGTCGCCCCGCTGAAAGGCGTCATCCGCTGCGGCCACTGCGGATGCGCGATGGGACCGACCTACGCCCGCAAGAACGGCCGCCACTACACCTATTACATCTGCCAGAAGGACAGCAAGCGGACCGTGAGCCGATGCCCGCTCAAGCGGATTCCCGCCGGGGACATCGAGCAGGCGGTAATCGAGCAGTTGAGCGCCGTGTTCCGCACACCGACGCTGGTGGCCAAGACCTACTTCGCAGCCCGGGACATCGAGCAGGCGGAGCGAGAGCGGCTGTTCAAACAGAACGCCCAGCTCGAGATTGAGCTGTCGCAGGCGCGAGAGCAGGCACTTGAACTGATGAAGCCCGGCAACGATCAGCCGGGCAAGGCCGAGATGCTGACGACCGTCAACCGCCAGGCGGTCGAGCTCTCAAAACAACTGACCCATGTGAGCGAGCGATGCAGAGCCTACCAGGGGAACAGCATCACGGAACAGGATGTGTCGGAGGCCTTCCAGAATGTGGAGGGGTTCTGGGAAGACCTTTTCCCGGTGGAGCGGAATCGCCTCATCCGCCTCCTGGTGGACAAGGTGGAGATCCGCGAGACCGGAATCGACATGGAGCTGCGCACCAACGGGCTGACAACGCTAATCGCCGAGCTGGCCGGTCTGGCATGCGAAGTCACGGAACGGAGGACAAGCCGATGA
- a CDS encoding DUF2924 domain-containing protein — protein MNELQNAATGGKNQDRTRNSVLRQMALLQSMSLEQLREKWLDLYGEEPPQYKKQFLIKRLAYRIQELFYGGLSEQAKVHLQQAAKEDPVATVNRRIPEGRKSNEAILPGTRLVRVWNDRRYEVIVLADGYEFEGRTFRSLSAVAREITGTRWNGKVFFGLKKVYGRKAEGGSDA, from the coding sequence ATGAATGAGTTACAGAACGCCGCCACCGGCGGCAAGAACCAGGACCGAACCCGAAACTCGGTTCTTCGGCAGATGGCCCTGCTGCAATCCATGTCCCTGGAGCAGCTCCGGGAAAAATGGCTCGACCTCTACGGTGAAGAGCCGCCCCAGTACAAGAAGCAATTCCTCATCAAGAGGCTGGCCTATCGCATCCAGGAGCTTTTCTACGGCGGGCTGTCCGAGCAGGCCAAGGTCCATCTCCAGCAGGCCGCCAAGGAGGACCCGGTCGCCACTGTCAATCGACGCATCCCAGAGGGGCGGAAATCGAACGAGGCGATCCTGCCTGGAACCAGACTGGTGCGGGTCTGGAACGACCGGCGCTATGAGGTGATCGTCCTTGCCGATGGCTACGAGTTCGAAGGTCGCACCTTCCGGTCGCTCAGCGCGGTGGCCAGGGAGATCACCGGGACGCGCTGGAACGGCAAGGTCTTTTTCGGACTGAAGAAGGTTTACGGCAGAAAAGCCGAGGGAGGGTCGGATGCTTGA
- the lexA gene encoding transcriptional repressor LexA produces MGKAKTDEITPLQRKTLEAICRFVDAKGFPPTVKELSEIFEISPASAHDRINQLVRKGYLKREDGKSRGIAVARRPSEMAASLVSVPVVGMVAAGCPILAEENVTGQVLVESDVVRSGQHFALRAVGDSMVGAGINDGDLIIVRQQPIAEDGDIVVALLNNEATVKRLKIKDELIELVPENPEVRKIRIRPEDDLRVLGKVVGWKRN; encoded by the coding sequence ATGGGCAAAGCGAAGACGGATGAGATAACGCCGTTGCAGCGGAAAACGCTCGAAGCGATATGTCGTTTTGTCGATGCCAAGGGCTTCCCTCCAACGGTGAAGGAACTGAGCGAGATCTTTGAAATCAGCCCGGCGAGTGCCCATGACCGGATCAACCAACTGGTGCGCAAGGGATACCTGAAGAGAGAGGACGGGAAGTCTCGCGGCATTGCCGTCGCCCGCCGTCCCAGCGAGATGGCTGCCTCCCTGGTTTCAGTACCTGTTGTGGGTATGGTGGCCGCTGGCTGCCCCATCCTGGCGGAAGAGAACGTCACCGGCCAAGTACTGGTCGAATCGGACGTCGTTCGTTCCGGTCAGCACTTCGCACTCCGTGCGGTGGGTGACAGCATGGTCGGTGCCGGTATCAACGATGGTGATTTGATCATCGTGCGGCAGCAGCCCATCGCCGAGGACGGAGACATCGTTGTCGCGCTTCTCAACAACGAGGCAACCGTCAAGCGGCTGAAAATCAAAGACGAGCTCATCGAATTGGTGCCCGAGAACCCGGAGGTACGAAAGATCCGGATCAGGCCGGAGGATGACCTTCGAGTTTTAGGCAAGGTCGTTGGATGGAAACGGAATTGA
- a CDS encoding sigma-70 family RNA polymerase sigma factor, whose translation MVSQNSYDGIDKYAADLIRHKARQLVGKAGFTEDDRPDLEQELMIDLLQRMRHFNPAKAKKTTFMARIVERHISTILEARFAQCRDWRLCQTSLNEPLDNGEGDTTERIDFLDSEGSLGSGTRETRERLAHEIRMDLDRAIASLPEELRDLCVRLHDSTMAEIAREMGIPRTTLYDRLSKLREAFIEAGLTDYL comes from the coding sequence ATGGTTTCACAGAATTCTTACGACGGCATCGACAAGTATGCCGCCGACCTCATTCGGCACAAAGCACGTCAACTCGTAGGCAAGGCCGGATTCACCGAGGACGACAGACCCGACCTCGAACAGGAACTGATGATCGATCTGCTGCAGCGGATGCGGCATTTCAATCCAGCCAAGGCCAAGAAGACCACCTTCATGGCCCGAATCGTCGAACGTCACATCTCCACCATCCTGGAGGCCCGTTTCGCCCAATGCCGGGACTGGCGGCTCTGCCAAACCTCACTCAACGAACCCCTCGACAACGGCGAAGGCGACACCACCGAACGGATCGACTTCCTGGACAGCGAGGGCTCCCTGGGAAGCGGCACCCGCGAGACAAGGGAGCGTCTCGCCCATGAGATCCGCATGGATCTCGACCGGGCCATCGCCTCGCTACCGGAGGAGCTCCGGGATCTGTGCGTGCGCCTACACGACAGCACCATGGCCGAAATCGCCCGGGAAATGGGCATTCCCAGAACCACCCTCTACGACCGGCTGAGCAAGCTGCGGGAGGCGTTCATCGAGGCTGGCCTGACGGACTACCTGTGA
- a CDS encoding PD-(D/E)XK nuclease family protein, translating into MSELMTTTYSMWRLFRNCRMACKWRYIDELVPLERDPNLAFGSVIHDCLECWHGERDLAKVLDHIDRTYPNRAQDDHQQADWHLARAMMSAYAEHYPAEEFEVVALEKTFEGPIVNPATGATSRSFILAGKVDGIVRQDGQHFLLEHKTASQIDASYLERLWTDFQIILYAWYLEQTLGITVSGIIYNVLVKAKLRQGKGETEAEFEARRAELLAKSKTGKSSAKRKLPEDDDTFQQRLQEKYLEPGMFHREVLYISRDQFEELRAELWELSKAMLDARRRDTFYRNTSYCFQYGRPCAYFQLCRSGGNPNVIENHFQRIAPHEELRDGAGEDAAPVF; encoded by the coding sequence ATGAGCGAGCTGATGACCACCACCTATTCCATGTGGCGGCTGTTCCGCAACTGCCGCATGGCCTGCAAGTGGCGCTATATCGACGAGCTGGTACCACTCGAGCGCGACCCCAATCTGGCCTTCGGCTCGGTCATTCACGACTGCCTGGAGTGCTGGCACGGCGAGCGGGATCTGGCCAAGGTCCTCGACCACATCGACCGGACATATCCGAACCGGGCGCAGGACGATCATCAACAGGCCGACTGGCATCTCGCCCGAGCCATGATGAGCGCCTATGCGGAACACTACCCGGCCGAAGAATTCGAGGTCGTCGCGCTCGAAAAGACCTTCGAAGGTCCCATCGTCAACCCGGCGACAGGCGCGACCTCGCGCAGTTTCATTCTCGCCGGAAAGGTGGACGGCATCGTCCGTCAAGATGGTCAGCATTTCCTGCTGGAACACAAAACCGCTTCACAGATCGACGCCAGCTACCTGGAGCGGCTGTGGACCGATTTCCAGATCATCCTCTACGCCTGGTACCTGGAGCAGACCCTCGGCATCACGGTCAGCGGCATCATCTACAACGTTCTGGTCAAGGCCAAGCTGCGCCAGGGCAAGGGTGAGACCGAGGCCGAATTCGAGGCCCGCCGGGCGGAGCTGCTCGCCAAGTCGAAAACCGGCAAGAGCAGCGCCAAGCGCAAGCTGCCGGAGGACGACGACACCTTCCAGCAGCGGCTCCAGGAGAAGTACCTCGAGCCGGGCATGTTCCATCGCGAGGTGCTCTACATCTCCCGAGACCAGTTCGAGGAACTGCGGGCGGAGCTGTGGGAACTCTCCAAGGCCATGCTCGACGCCCGTCGGCGCGACACCTTCTACCGCAACACCAGCTACTGCTTCCAGTACGGAAGACCCTGCGCCTACTTCCAGCTCTGCCGCTCGGGCGGCAACCCCAACGTCATCGAAAACCATTTCCAACGGATCGCCCCGCACGAAGAGCTGCGGGACGGAGCCGGTGAAGACGCCGCTCCGGTGTTTTGA
- a CDS encoding ATP-binding protein, whose amino-acid sequence MLPKTKSKPKHTLSDLTALVYGPSKIGKSTWCSKADDALFLATEPGLNALEVFQTPITCWDDLLQACAEIAEGKHEFKTIVVDTVDNAYKMCSDYVCKKFKIEHESDLGYGKGYALINNEFQRVINKLAFLPYGLILISHSQERDIETRTGKHTRIVPTLPEKARKLVTGLVDLILFCDLDMKTGEDGKPVWQRVMRTKPSPNYDAGDRTGRLPEVIPLDFPSFMKAFNNTAAGAAASAARPKPEPTASAAAKPQQ is encoded by the coding sequence ATGCTTCCCAAGACCAAAAGCAAACCCAAACACACGCTCTCGGACCTCACCGCCCTGGTGTACGGCCCGAGCAAGATCGGCAAGAGCACCTGGTGCTCCAAGGCCGATGACGCACTGTTCCTGGCGACCGAGCCGGGCCTGAACGCCCTGGAGGTGTTCCAGACCCCGATCACCTGCTGGGACGACCTCTTGCAGGCCTGCGCCGAGATCGCCGAGGGCAAGCACGAATTTAAGACCATCGTCGTCGACACGGTGGATAACGCCTACAAGATGTGCTCGGACTACGTCTGCAAGAAATTCAAGATCGAGCACGAGTCCGACCTGGGCTACGGCAAGGGCTACGCGCTGATCAACAACGAGTTCCAGCGCGTCATCAACAAGCTCGCCTTCCTGCCCTATGGGCTGATCCTGATCTCCCACTCCCAGGAGCGGGACATCGAGACCCGGACCGGCAAGCACACCCGCATCGTGCCGACGCTGCCGGAGAAGGCGCGGAAACTGGTCACCGGTCTGGTGGACCTGATCTTGTTCTGCGACCTGGACATGAAAACCGGCGAGGACGGCAAGCCGGTCTGGCAGCGCGTGATGCGCACCAAGCCCAGTCCCAACTACGACGCCGGTGACCGCACCGGCCGGCTCCCCGAAGTCATCCCCCTCGATTTTCCGAGCTTCATGAAAGCGTTCAACAACACGGCAGCCGGAGCTGCGGCGAGTGCCGCCCGGCCGAAGCCGGAGCCGACCGCGAGTGCGGCGGCGAAACCCCAACAGTAA
- a CDS encoding DUF669 domain-containing protein encodes MEHYENQSNSNLDLAQFDDAFETAEVEEREFEAVPDGKYQVNVDRVELTRAQTSGNPMLKWTLRILAPTHKGRLLWRNNVMASNENIKWLKQDLYTCGLQLQKLSDLPGHLEQLLNIKLEVTKRTRGENENIYFNRRIVMADDAGAPGAAMDDMIPF; translated from the coding sequence ATGGAACACTACGAAAACCAATCCAACAGCAACCTCGACCTGGCGCAGTTTGATGACGCCTTCGAAACAGCCGAAGTCGAGGAGCGTGAGTTCGAGGCCGTCCCCGACGGCAAGTACCAGGTCAACGTCGACCGGGTCGAACTGACCCGCGCCCAGACTTCGGGCAATCCCATGCTCAAGTGGACCCTGCGCATTCTTGCGCCGACCCACAAGGGCCGTCTGCTCTGGCGCAACAACGTCATGGCCAGTAACGAGAACATCAAATGGCTCAAGCAGGACCTCTACACCTGCGGGCTGCAGCTTCAGAAGCTCTCCGACCTGCCGGGCCACCTCGAGCAGCTTCTCAACATCAAGCTGGAGGTGACCAAACGCACTCGCGGTGAAAACGAGAACATCTACTTCAACCGTCGCATTGTCATGGCCGACGATGCCGGGGCTCCCGGCGCGGCGATGGACGACATGATCCCGTTCTGA
- a CDS encoding ERCC4 domain-containing protein — MMDRITVVVDTREQEPYSFDTDKVSAVRKALPAGDYSLVGLEERVAVERKSLTDFVSTVIRGRKRFHRELEKLSAYESACVVVECNFRDLVDGRYRSDAHPHALIGTVASIVVDFGVPVYFCSDRQAACRFVEEYLTRFHRRIARCQKEMRVTRRDSGEE; from the coding sequence ATGATGGACCGGATCACCGTTGTCGTCGACACCCGCGAACAGGAGCCCTACAGCTTCGATACAGACAAGGTTTCGGCAGTTCGCAAAGCGCTGCCCGCCGGTGATTACTCACTGGTCGGCCTCGAGGAACGGGTGGCGGTGGAGCGTAAATCCCTGACGGATTTCGTCTCCACCGTCATCCGGGGGCGAAAGCGGTTCCACCGCGAGCTGGAAAAGCTCTCTGCCTACGAATCCGCCTGCGTGGTTGTCGAGTGCAACTTTCGCGATCTGGTCGATGGCCGCTACCGCAGCGATGCCCACCCGCACGCGCTGATCGGAACGGTCGCCTCCATCGTCGTCGACTTCGGTGTCCCCGTCTACTTCTGCTCGGACCGGCAGGCCGCCTGCCGTTTTGTCGAGGAGTACCTGACACGTTTTCACCGGAGGATCGCGAGATGTCAAAAAGAAATGAGAGTAACCCGGCGCGACTCCGGGGAAGAATAG
- the recD2 gene encoding SF1B family DNA helicase RecD2, which produces MSKRNESNPARLRGRIERVYYAGPKFSAGRLLTPTGEEVQFAGNLFARENQPVVLLGSWATHPKYGRQFKVDGMEHDLELDPEGLIHYLANHPEIKGIGPGKARLIVESFGDAFEETLLNDPERIALKARLPLDAARRLRDEWLKNRSVNAVMAWLSAFGLTHHQVTTLVERLGGNCLDILKEDPYILIREIRGFGFKKVDKIARKLGTPKDHTPRIRAGLNFCVREALDNGHCWIEYEDLVDQANLLLVMDALDSRVRIESALDALIEEQALACDSHGERFVVALPEIVRMEQELASLFGQAETPNPHFQSVKKLDALIRRCASTLNEKQLEAVRSALQHSISLISGGAGSGKSYTISVINTICEESDLEVVLAAPTGKAAKRLEEVSGRSGTTIHRLLGYDGKGFSRSMENPIDADVLVVDEFSMVDVPLAWHLFEAVDLSRTTVLLVGDHNQLPPVGPGNILRDLIQTRAIPTVILDKVVRQAGVLKENCTAVLKGEVRKTSEASVAGCRDWYLVDQFTDPMAARSFLLELFQERLDALGFDIIKDVQVLTPTHKGPLGTKELNEELQRLIQRKLWNTEVPPVALGRRAPFLKHDKVIQTRNNYDLNVMNGAIGYVVDVLANGTLVIDFDGMPVELEKGSPDLQDLQLAYALTIHKTQGSEFPCAVVVVHKAHSFMHHRNLLYTGVTRARRTAIVLGDHWGIQNCAKRCQVDDRRTFLPLFLDAAQHEEADFARIAEAE; this is translated from the coding sequence ATGTCAAAAAGAAATGAGAGTAACCCGGCGCGACTCCGGGGAAGAATAGAGCGCGTTTACTATGCCGGACCCAAGTTTTCCGCAGGCCGACTGCTCACCCCGACCGGTGAGGAGGTCCAGTTCGCGGGCAATTTGTTCGCCCGGGAAAATCAGCCTGTGGTCCTGCTCGGGTCGTGGGCCACCCATCCCAAATACGGCCGTCAGTTCAAGGTCGACGGGATGGAGCACGACCTCGAACTCGATCCGGAGGGGCTGATCCACTATCTGGCCAACCATCCGGAGATCAAGGGCATTGGTCCGGGCAAGGCCAGATTGATCGTCGAGAGTTTCGGCGACGCCTTTGAAGAAACCCTTCTGAACGACCCCGAGCGCATCGCGCTCAAAGCTCGGCTGCCCTTGGATGCTGCCCGGCGGCTGCGTGACGAATGGTTGAAGAACCGCAGCGTCAACGCCGTCATGGCCTGGTTGTCGGCATTCGGCCTGACCCATCATCAGGTCACCACTCTGGTCGAAAGACTCGGCGGCAACTGCCTCGATATCCTGAAGGAAGACCCGTACATCCTCATTCGGGAGATCCGGGGATTCGGCTTCAAGAAGGTCGACAAGATTGCCCGCAAGCTGGGCACCCCCAAGGACCATACCCCTCGTATCCGGGCCGGGTTGAATTTCTGCGTCCGAGAAGCCCTGGACAATGGCCACTGCTGGATCGAATACGAGGATCTGGTGGACCAGGCCAATCTGCTGCTGGTCATGGATGCCCTGGACAGCCGGGTCCGTATCGAAAGCGCCCTCGACGCGCTCATCGAAGAACAGGCGCTTGCCTGCGATTCCCACGGCGAACGTTTCGTGGTCGCTCTGCCGGAGATCGTCCGCATGGAGCAGGAGCTGGCCTCGTTGTTCGGACAGGCCGAAACACCCAACCCGCATTTCCAGTCCGTCAAGAAACTCGATGCCCTGATTCGGCGCTGCGCATCAACGCTGAACGAGAAGCAGCTCGAAGCGGTGCGCTCGGCCCTCCAGCACAGCATCAGCCTGATCTCGGGTGGAGCCGGTTCGGGCAAGAGTTACACCATTTCGGTCATCAACACCATCTGCGAGGAGAGCGATCTGGAGGTCGTGCTCGCCGCGCCGACCGGCAAGGCGGCCAAGCGCCTGGAGGAAGTCAGCGGTCGCAGCGGCACCACCATCCACCGTCTGCTCGGCTATGACGGCAAGGGTTTCTCGCGCAGCATGGAGAACCCCATCGATGCCGATGTCCTGGTGGTCGACGAGTTTTCGATGGTCGATGTGCCGTTGGCCTGGCACCTGTTCGAGGCGGTCGATCTGTCGCGGACCACGGTGCTGCTGGTCGGGGACCACAACCAGCTTCCGCCGGTGGGACCAGGGAACATCCTGCGCGATCTGATCCAGACACGCGCCATCCCCACGGTCATCCTCGACAAGGTCGTGCGTCAGGCTGGCGTCCTCAAGGAGAACTGCACCGCCGTTCTCAAGGGCGAGGTGCGCAAGACCAGCGAGGCGTCGGTGGCCGGATGCCGGGATTGGTATCTGGTGGATCAGTTCACCGACCCGATGGCGGCACGCTCGTTCCTGCTGGAGTTGTTTCAGGAGCGGCTCGATGCCCTGGGTTTCGACATCATCAAGGACGTGCAGGTGCTGACGCCGACCCACAAGGGGCCACTCGGCACCAAGGAATTGAATGAGGAACTGCAGCGGCTCATCCAGCGCAAGCTCTGGAACACCGAGGTGCCGCCGGTCGCCTTGGGCCGCCGCGCCCCGTTTCTCAAGCACGACAAGGTCATCCAGACCCGGAACAATTACGACCTGAACGTGATGAACGGTGCCATCGGCTATGTGGTCGATGTTCTCGCGAACGGCACTCTGGTCATCGACTTCGACGGCATGCCGGTGGAACTGGAGAAAGGGTCGCCCGACCTGCAGGATCTACAGCTCGCCTATGCGCTCACCATCCACAAAACTCAGGGTTCCGAGTTCCCCTGCGCTGTGGTGGTGGTTCACAAGGCGCATTCCTTCATGCACCACCGCAATCTGCTCTACACCGGGGTGACCCGCGCCCGGCGCACCGCCATTGTTCTGGGTGATCACTGGGGCATCCAGAACTGCGCCAAGCGATGCCAGGTGGATGACCGCCGGACCTTTCTGCCCCTGTTTCTGGACGCCGCCCAGCACGAGGAAGCCGATTTCGCCCGTATCGCGGAGGCCGAATGA